One part of the Pseudoliparis swirei isolate HS2019 ecotype Mariana Trench chromosome 6, NWPU_hadal_v1, whole genome shotgun sequence genome encodes these proteins:
- the ppp6r3 gene encoding serine/threonine-protein phosphatase 6 regulatory subunit 3 isoform X6, which yields MFWKFDLHTTSHIDTLLEKEDVTLTEVMDEDDVLQECKAQNHKLVDFLLRPQCMEDLVTYITQEPSADVEEKVKYKYPNISCELLTSDVGQINDRLGEDENLLIKLYGFLQNEPPLNPLLASFFSKVLSILIGRKPEQIVEFLRKREDFVDLMIKHIGTSAIMDLLLRMLTCIEPQQLRQDVLNWLNEEKVIQRLVDMVQPSQDEDRHSNASQSLCEIIRLSRDQMFQVQGSSDPDPLLSTLEKQETVEQLLFNIFEKEKNESAIVSVIQILLTLFETRRPAFEGHMECPPGMSHPSFSVNHSILEAVRPRLKDFHHLLLEPPKVNVMKTTWGVLDPPVGNTRLNVVRLVASLLQSNTHSINTELIDLNTLGIILDMYFKYIWNNFLHIQVEICTAMILAMPPAPTEVQPDAEQDTARESILIKHLFQKCQFIQRIVEAWSSNEKEQAEGGCRRGYMGHLTRIANSIVHNCDKGPNGPQIQQLISELPAEDREKWESFISGQLSDTNKRNTVDLVNTHHIHSSSDDEVDFKDSGFHQDSSLQQMQQMTSNFIEQFGFNDEEFADQDDVVDIPFDRISDINFSLNTNESANIALFEARCKEKIQQFEDAGSDEEDIWDEKDVTFAPEAQRRPRSSGSTDSEESTDSEEEDGKRDPFEASNPSTDDRMEVDTGPVWTANFDDIPMDTGTSTAPASSPAAPAAVSSPPPSSTEDSDDASWSAATATPPAPSKAATGWADFSNFTPVSPKDPLRCNSPVAMETSMETMDPLGVNAPMQPEDSEGWLGTSVVSPTSAKDCWRPKAEEETASCEQRSITETVINGSMKETVSLTVDAKTETAIFKSDEKKSSSSQTCSGVESGDSERTGVASSAAAGCPKTGEKCQPSVALPNGPLEEVSPVEEAKLDQSAVSSEPAVNGPV from the exons ATGTTTTGGAAATTTGACCTCCACACCACGTCCCACATCGACACCCTGTTGGAGAAGGAGGATGTGACTCTGACGGAGGTAATGGATGAGGACGACGTCCTGCAGGAGTGCAAGGCCCAGAACCACAAGCTGGTGGACTTCCTGCTGAGGCCGCAGTGCATGGAGGACCTTGTCACCTACATCACACAGGAACCCAGTGCCGATGTCGAGGAGAAGGTTAAATACAA ATATCCCAACATATCGTGTGAGCTGCTGACGTCCGACGTGGGCCAGATCAACGACCGTCTGGGAGAAGATGAGAACCTGCTCATAAAACTGTACGGCTTCCTGCAGAACGAGCCGCCGCTCAACCCGCTCCTGGCCAGCTTCTTCTCCAAGGTCCTATCCATTCTCATCGGACGCAAGCCCGAACAG ATCGTGGAGTTTCTGCGGAAGCGGGAGGACTTCGTGGACTTGATGATCAAACACATCGGGACATCCGCCATCATGGACCTGCTGCTCCGAATGCTCACCTGCATCGAGCCGCAGCAGCTGCGACAGGACGTCCTCAAC TGGCTGAATGAGGAGAAGGTGATTCAGAGGCTGGTGGACATGGTTCAACCGTCTCAAGACGAGGAT AGACACTCCAACGCCTCCCAGTCTCTGTGTGAGATCATCAGACTGAGTAGAGACCAGATGTTCCAGGTCCAGGGCTCCTCGGATCCAGACCCACTTCTGTCCACACTTGAAAA GCAGGAGACGGTGGAGCAGCTGCTTTTTAATATctttgaaaaagagaagaatgaATCTGCAATCGTCAGCGTCATCCAGATCCTCCTCACATTGTTTGAGACGAGGAGACCAGC GTTTGAGGGTCATATGGAGTGCCCCCCTGGGATGTCCCACCCTTCATTTTCAGTCAACCACAGCATCCTGGAGGCTGTGAGACCCCGACTCAAGGACTTTCACCATCTGCTACTGGAACCCCCAAAG GTCAATGTGATGAAGACAACGTGGGGGGTGCTGGACCCCCCTGTGGGCAACACGAGGCTCAATGTGGTCCGACTGGTGGCCAGTCTGTTGCAGAGCAACACTCACAGCATCAACACAGAACTCATCGACCTCAACACACTGGGAATAATACTC GATATGTATTTCAAATACATCTGGAACAACTTCCTCCACATTCAAGTGGAGATCTGCACAGCCATGATTCTGGCCATGCCCCCCGCCCCCACTGAAGTCCAGCCCGACGCGGAGCAGGACACCGCGAGGGAGAGCATCCTCATCAAACAT CTGTTTCAAAAGTGCCAGTTTATACAGAGAATCGTGGAGGCCTGGAGCTCCAACGAGAAGGAACA GGCGGAAGGTGGTTGCCGACGAGGCTATATGGGCCACCTCACCAGAATAGCCAACTCTATCGTTCATAACTGTGACAAAGGCCCAAATGGACCACAGATACAACAGCTCATCTCTG agctcccagcagaggacagagagaagtGGGAGTCCTTTATTTCTGGGCAGCTGTCTgacacaaacaagagaaacactgTTGACCTG GTGAACACGCACCACATCCATTCGTCCAGTGACGACGAGGTGGACTTCAAAGACAGCGGCTTCCACCAGGACTCCTCTCTACAACAA ATGCAACAAATGACGTCCAATTTTATTGAGCAGTTCGGCTTCAATGACGAAGAGTTTGCGGATCAGGACGATGTTGTGGA TATTCCCTTTGATAGAATATCAGACATCAATTTTTCACTGAATACAAATGAAAGT gCGAATATAGCTTTGTTTGAGGCGCGCTGTAAGGAGAAGATCCAGCAGTTCGAAGATGCCGGCTCAGACGAGGAGGACATCTGGGACGAAAAGGACGTCACCTTCGCACCAGAGGCCCAGAGACGTCCCAG gAGTTCAGGCAGCACGGACAGTGAGGAGAGCACagactcggaggaggaggacgggaagCGGGATCCCTTTGAAGCGTCCAACCCGAGCACCGACGACCGGATGGAAGTCGACACAG GACCCGTGTGGACGGCCAATTTTGACGACATCCCCATGGACACGGGTACGTCCACGGCTCCAGCGTCCAGCCCCGCTGCCCCCGCCGCtgtatcctccccccccccctcttctacAGAAGACTCCGATGACGCGTCATGGAGCGCCGCCACCGCcactccccccgccccctccaaaGCTGCAACTGGCTGGGCTGATTTCTCCAACTTCACCCCCgtcag TCCCAAAGACCCTCTGAGGTGCAATTCTCCCGTTGCTATGGAAACCAGCATGGAGACGATGGACCCTCTGGGGGTCAATGCACCCATGCAGCCTGAAG attCTGAAGGCTGGTTGGGTACCAGCGTGGTGTCTCCCACCTCAGCTAAGGATTGTTGGAGACCTAaagcggaggaggagacggcttCCTGTGAGCAGCGCAGCATTACGGAGACGGTCATCAACGGCTCCATGAAGGAGACCGTGAGCCTCACCGTGGACGCCAAGACTGAGACCGCCATCTTCAAGAG
- the ppp6r3 gene encoding serine/threonine-protein phosphatase 6 regulatory subunit 3 isoform X4: MFWKFDLHTTSHIDTLLEKEDVTLTEVMDEDDVLQECKAQNHKLVDFLLRPQCMEDLVTYITQEPSADVEEKVKYKYPNISCELLTSDVGQINDRLGEDENLLIKLYGFLQNEPPLNPLLASFFSKVLSILIGRKPEQIVEFLRKREDFVDLMIKHIGTSAIMDLLLRMLTCIEPQQLRQDVLNWLNEEKVIQRLVDMVQPSQDEDRHSNASQSLCEIIRLSRDQMFQVQGSSDPDPLLSTLEKQETVEQLLFNIFEKEKNESAIVSVIQILLTLFETRRPAFEGHMECPPGMSHPSFSVNHSILEAVRPRLKDFHHLLLEPPKVNVMKTTWGVLDPPVGNTRLNVVRLVASLLQSNTHSINTELIDLNTLGIILDMYFKYIWNNFLHIQVEICTAMILAMPPAPTEVQPDAEQDTARESILIKHLFQKCQFIQRIVEAWSSNEKEQAEGGCRRGYMGHLTRIANSIVHNCDKGPNGPQIQQLISELPAEDREKWESFISGQLSDTNKRNTVDLVNTHHIHSSSDDEVDFKDSGFHQDSSLQQFGFNDEEFADQDDVVDIPFDRISDINFSLNTNESANIALFEARCKEKIQQFEDAGSDEEDIWDEKDVTFAPEAQRRPRSSGSTDSEESTDSEEEDGKRDPFEASNPSTDDRMEVDTGPVWTANFDDIPMDTGTSTAPASSPAAPAAVSSPPPSSTEDSDDASWSAATATPPAPSKAATGWADFSNFTPVSPKDPLRCNSPVAMETSMETMDPLGVNAPMQPEDSEGWLGTSVVSPTSAKDCWRPKAEEETASCEQRSITETVINGSMKETVSLTVDAKTETAIFKRVLKSYRDEKKSSSSQTCSGVESGDSERTGVASSAAAGCPKTGEKCQPSVALPNGPLEEVSPVEEAKLDQSAVSSEPAVNGPV; the protein is encoded by the exons ATGTTTTGGAAATTTGACCTCCACACCACGTCCCACATCGACACCCTGTTGGAGAAGGAGGATGTGACTCTGACGGAGGTAATGGATGAGGACGACGTCCTGCAGGAGTGCAAGGCCCAGAACCACAAGCTGGTGGACTTCCTGCTGAGGCCGCAGTGCATGGAGGACCTTGTCACCTACATCACACAGGAACCCAGTGCCGATGTCGAGGAGAAGGTTAAATACAA ATATCCCAACATATCGTGTGAGCTGCTGACGTCCGACGTGGGCCAGATCAACGACCGTCTGGGAGAAGATGAGAACCTGCTCATAAAACTGTACGGCTTCCTGCAGAACGAGCCGCCGCTCAACCCGCTCCTGGCCAGCTTCTTCTCCAAGGTCCTATCCATTCTCATCGGACGCAAGCCCGAACAG ATCGTGGAGTTTCTGCGGAAGCGGGAGGACTTCGTGGACTTGATGATCAAACACATCGGGACATCCGCCATCATGGACCTGCTGCTCCGAATGCTCACCTGCATCGAGCCGCAGCAGCTGCGACAGGACGTCCTCAAC TGGCTGAATGAGGAGAAGGTGATTCAGAGGCTGGTGGACATGGTTCAACCGTCTCAAGACGAGGAT AGACACTCCAACGCCTCCCAGTCTCTGTGTGAGATCATCAGACTGAGTAGAGACCAGATGTTCCAGGTCCAGGGCTCCTCGGATCCAGACCCACTTCTGTCCACACTTGAAAA GCAGGAGACGGTGGAGCAGCTGCTTTTTAATATctttgaaaaagagaagaatgaATCTGCAATCGTCAGCGTCATCCAGATCCTCCTCACATTGTTTGAGACGAGGAGACCAGC GTTTGAGGGTCATATGGAGTGCCCCCCTGGGATGTCCCACCCTTCATTTTCAGTCAACCACAGCATCCTGGAGGCTGTGAGACCCCGACTCAAGGACTTTCACCATCTGCTACTGGAACCCCCAAAG GTCAATGTGATGAAGACAACGTGGGGGGTGCTGGACCCCCCTGTGGGCAACACGAGGCTCAATGTGGTCCGACTGGTGGCCAGTCTGTTGCAGAGCAACACTCACAGCATCAACACAGAACTCATCGACCTCAACACACTGGGAATAATACTC GATATGTATTTCAAATACATCTGGAACAACTTCCTCCACATTCAAGTGGAGATCTGCACAGCCATGATTCTGGCCATGCCCCCCGCCCCCACTGAAGTCCAGCCCGACGCGGAGCAGGACACCGCGAGGGAGAGCATCCTCATCAAACAT CTGTTTCAAAAGTGCCAGTTTATACAGAGAATCGTGGAGGCCTGGAGCTCCAACGAGAAGGAACA GGCGGAAGGTGGTTGCCGACGAGGCTATATGGGCCACCTCACCAGAATAGCCAACTCTATCGTTCATAACTGTGACAAAGGCCCAAATGGACCACAGATACAACAGCTCATCTCTG agctcccagcagaggacagagagaagtGGGAGTCCTTTATTTCTGGGCAGCTGTCTgacacaaacaagagaaacactgTTGACCTG GTGAACACGCACCACATCCATTCGTCCAGTGACGACGAGGTGGACTTCAAAGACAGCGGCTTCCACCAGGACTCCTCTCTACAACAA TTCGGCTTCAATGACGAAGAGTTTGCGGATCAGGACGATGTTGTGGA TATTCCCTTTGATAGAATATCAGACATCAATTTTTCACTGAATACAAATGAAAGT gCGAATATAGCTTTGTTTGAGGCGCGCTGTAAGGAGAAGATCCAGCAGTTCGAAGATGCCGGCTCAGACGAGGAGGACATCTGGGACGAAAAGGACGTCACCTTCGCACCAGAGGCCCAGAGACGTCCCAG gAGTTCAGGCAGCACGGACAGTGAGGAGAGCACagactcggaggaggaggacgggaagCGGGATCCCTTTGAAGCGTCCAACCCGAGCACCGACGACCGGATGGAAGTCGACACAG GACCCGTGTGGACGGCCAATTTTGACGACATCCCCATGGACACGGGTACGTCCACGGCTCCAGCGTCCAGCCCCGCTGCCCCCGCCGCtgtatcctccccccccccctcttctacAGAAGACTCCGATGACGCGTCATGGAGCGCCGCCACCGCcactccccccgccccctccaaaGCTGCAACTGGCTGGGCTGATTTCTCCAACTTCACCCCCgtcag TCCCAAAGACCCTCTGAGGTGCAATTCTCCCGTTGCTATGGAAACCAGCATGGAGACGATGGACCCTCTGGGGGTCAATGCACCCATGCAGCCTGAAG attCTGAAGGCTGGTTGGGTACCAGCGTGGTGTCTCCCACCTCAGCTAAGGATTGTTGGAGACCTAaagcggaggaggagacggcttCCTGTGAGCAGCGCAGCATTACGGAGACGGTCATCAACGGCTCCATGAAGGAGACCGTGAGCCTCACCGTGGACGCCAAGACTGAGACCGCCATCTTCAAGAG